The genome window TATACATTTCTCTTGCAAAGTGACCTACGTAAGTCATCAAATTGCATCTACTGCAGCTGCGTGAATGACCCATAGTATCTAGTTGCTTAACTCCTGATTTGCATGTATACAGGAAAACCTGCCAGATTACATCCCGGATGTCTTGCATGAACATACACGTACTGTAGTTAccatatgatatacatgtatcacatgatAAATTACATTTGTTACTTTGTATCGCCAGAACTGTAATACTATGGAGCTCATTGGTGAATGAAAAACGAAGACGCCCCCTTAATTGGACAGGGGTTTTTTGAATGACAAACGGGCAGAAAATACAAGGAATAATTGACTCCCCCGCAATTTCCTTCATTTTGTGATCTGTGTGATCTTTACAGAAATCCTACTGTTAAGAGGATTTCAACATAACAGGAAACCTTGCATGACCCTATCACCAGTGCAAAGTGCACAAGGTACATTGTACCATTACATTTCTTTACTCAATTGGATGAAAAACAAACGtacggtacatgtattacatctTCATCTATTTCTTTACTCTTTGAAACTGCTCTAAGCAATCTTACTGCATATTCATGTCAGGAAATAATCATTGTGTATCCGGATCATTGACATTCAAAAGAACAGAGAAATGCACACACTCTGAGGTATAACAGACACATAAACTAAAATTGTAGTACACGGCGAAAGCTGTTGAAGACAGCAGGGCCAATACTACATAAAATTTTGTAGTGAATCCTattttattcttatcattacAATAAGGTGCCGTAAAAACGATCACCACGCTAAAAGATCAATTCATTCTGCCAATGGCATACACTTGCCAATGGAAAACTCCGGATACATACGATGAAACATCtgaaattttgctgaaaaaaaaaaagatgtaaattTTCTATCATGCAAAAgtgacataaaaacaaacaaatgaattgcGCAAAAGCAAAATCTTTGCAAAGCTTGATTtcaaaattgcacaaaaatgatGCGGGTACTTGCACTATCAAGCTCCAGTTTGAGCAAAGAGTTCACTATTAAATGTATGTGGTTATGCCATCAAAATGTAATACGACATTGCAATTACATGATTATTCAGTCAGATTCACCACTACTTCTCGTCTAATGCAGCCCGTGGCTACCCAACGGTAACATTTCGGCGGCTTTATGTGGTCATCAGAAACTGCGATTCAAAGTTGTGGACCGCGCACAACAACCGGAACTGCACAGAAATTGCAATCATGTGTATGAACAGCATGCATACAGCACAAGACAGACTAGCAAGTGGTTTCAAGCCAGCATAACGTGAAAAGGGGATAAAGAGTTGCCTAGCCCATCATTGCCCTGGAGTGATCTTGCTACAGAGAATTTATTACCTTCTTATCATCACTAAATTGGCATCTCTTGAGTTAAGGGAGAAAATTTAGCTGGACCTGGTGAAATTCATTCTGTCTGCAGAAAATAACAGATATCTAGAATTAGAAACAATCCTCCGATTTGAGAGATAAAAAGatcttctgaaatatgttgcTAACCTAAGAATCAATGAAATTCACCAATTAAGAAGGCTTTGAAAATTCTGTAACTGAGACAACAGATATCATCCACAAAGGAACAGGGGAGATTTTTTTCTCTATACAATGATTAGCAGATATACTGTATCATAATGAaaagatttctttttcaaaaccgATTACGCAAcagagagattaaaaaaaaaaatttcctgTGTTGAGTCTTCCATTGTTGGATAGTGGTATACAAAATTGCAAGGAGTGACGCACACATAATATTGATCCACATACTATGTCCAAGTACACTGTAGTTCATGGCCTCAGCATAATATTGTGGTGTACAAATGGGATTACCAAACTAAAAATGGTTTACCATAACTGCGCAAAAGGACCCTCTTTATTTAGAGGGCACTATTACAGTTTGATTTCAGTAGAGACAGATTTTATCCCCCCAGGCATTTCCTCCAATGAATAAATCAGCAATCCTAGAAACACATTGTCCATAATTTCCCAtcatatgaataaataatgataacaaatatgGCCTGTTACACAAACTGATGAAATATTGCCATTTGCACCGAAAAGCTCAAGCATGCCAACTTCCAGAAACACAAGCTTACAATAAAACACTGATACTctagaaaggggggggggggggtgggtacgCAATCCTGAAGCATGATATATCACCTTAGTTTGTTACTGGTATATCCCAAACATCgaataaaaaatcaaattccCCCTCTATCagcattaaaacaaaaaacaaacaaacacgcaaacaaacaaacaaacactgacaAATAAAATTTTTTGCTCATTCTAGATGACCCTGTCATGCAGACACCAGTGTAAGGGCAAGTAAAATTCTATCAATACACACCAGAAAAGAAGAGGATGGATTACTGTACATATAGATGTACACATAGAAAGATAGACATACAAATTGAATGTTTTTAGAAAGACAGGTAGACAGACTGTAAGATTGATAGAATGATGGATTGATAGATAAAGAAAGAGGGAAGGTTTCGTTGGGTACAGGTTTTTAAAGCCACAAATCCATACCACATGTGCATTGAGCTACTGTAAGACTGTACAGTGTACTGACCAgaaactttgacctttgacctttgctCCACAGAGTTGAATCGTACATTGTAAGAATAAGTTCTATTACATCTTTCTTGTTTGCACGTCTGGCAATAAAATATGTCTCTTACAGAATGTGGATAAAACTTTTGATCATCAGCAAAATATGCACATGTTTTTGTATACACTGAACATCGTTGTGGCATGGTGACATTTCTTATAATGACCAATCCTCAGTTCACATATTTCCTTCTCTTgaagaccattctgaaagattGAATATAGCTGTTTCATTCACAGTCCTTTTTACACTTAACATGGATCTATGTACAGTGTAAGTATTGTCATGCATAAAGCACCATCTTATACAAATGCCAGATAAATATACCAATAATTTAAAACAGGAAAAGTGCATATGTATGTTATTCCATTTCCACTTCCATAGAAAtgttaaaaacaataaaaacatgtgCAAGCATAAGTTCCGTAAAGGAGAATTTCACAACAGTTTAACGcttgtctgaaaagaaagagtataaTTTCAGAAGAGAtacagtgaaaatttcatcaaaatcatataAATTTGATAGGGAAGTGTTTATATTGTGAAGCTTggctaatttttgcaaaacagttctgaAACTATTGGTATAGGTATACATTTAAGTGAGCTGAGGATGTCACTACTTCACAATTTTCCACTGATGTGACAAAAAATAGATTTTTTCTGCTATGACAATGTGAAGCATAATGTTATTCCTGGCTGATTGACTATCATATAATAAGCCAGACACACAATTGAGACTGGGACATAATtgtgtttggaaaaaaaaaaagagtagaacTGAAAATCACTAGAGTTTGTGGGCACACTACGCTTGTACCATGCAAAGTGTGAGATGCTGACATCATTAACTCACTCATCTGTATATTCATACTGACAGTTTAAGAACTGTTTTGTAAAAATCAGCAAAATTGTATAATCTTTAAGATTGAAATTTCACCATTAtgattactttttcttttcagactaactttttacTGGTCTGGACTACCCCTGTGAAATTATCACTAGCTCTAGAGCTACCGTGCTGACTGCTCTAACAATATAGAGCTCGCCAACTCCAGATTCCAGTCCAGCGATCTGAGGAGGTTCTCACAGTGTTCCCTGGAGGCACTGCCCAGCTGGAACATTTGTTCCGTCTTGAGATCCCTCACCGCCTTGGTGACGTCCCATTGGTTGCCGATGAGAGCGTTGCGGCACTCCTCCGACGTGACACCGTGCACCTCCTTCTGCACCAGCCGGACCTTCTCCGCAGCGGTGGCCGGCGTCTCCGAGGCCATCAGGTCCAGGTCGGACCCCTTCCTGCTGCAGGACTTGCAGGGACCGGACTTGGGAGTGGGGCGGTGGGGCGAGGAGGATGCAGATGATGGCACCCCAGATGAGTGTGTTGGTGCCGGTGTCATGGCACTGGGCCTTGGGGAGGAGGAACTCTCCGGTAAGATGGGCTTCAGGTTGGACAAATCAAACGTCTGCATGAGATCGCCGTTGCTGGTGCCCGCTTTGGGACCACTCTTGCTGAAGTAGTTGCCCTCCATGCCCCGACTGCTGCCGCCCGGCCCTGTCATGAAATAGTCCGGATTGGCGACTTGCGTGGGATTCCTCACAAATGGCTTCGAGTGGGATGTGTGATTTAACGGAGTGGTCTTACTGGCAGACATGGCGGAATTGGCGAGCAGGTCGGAGGAAGGATGGAGGGGTTGCGTTGCTGGCTTGGCCGGGAGAAGGAAATAATGCGTGTGACTCACTTGGACGCCATCCTTCATTATTGGCAGTATGACTGATCGCCCCGTCGATTGCTGCATAGAGAGTTTAGAGTCTGATGACTGCGAGTCTGGGGGAAGCACATCTTCGCCGAGGGCTTTCCTCGGTGGGAGAGGGGGCACTCCATCCCTCTTACTTCCATCGGAAAAGGGCGAGGTCTTTTTCCCTGCCCCACCCTGTAAACTGCTCATACTATTGCTGCTGCTATTCCCTGCCTTGTCCTTACGGGGAAAGCACATCATGAGGAAGTTGTCCTCCTGACTGGCGTTGGACTCCTGGGAACCCTGACGCTGCAGGTTCCTCCGCTGGCCCTCCAGAAGTCTGGCGGTGTCCCACTCAGAATATTGACTTTGATTGACCGATGACACAGTCTGTATCGCCGCGTACTTATCCCTGCTGCTCCCTTCCACTTTCTGGGcaatttccatggcaacgctttTGCTACCATGCAGTCCGTTTGCTGCATTAGGTCTGTTAACAGAGCTTGCAGTCCTTGTGGGTTTCTTTGACTTTGGAGGAGGAATAGTAATGGTCCCATGGGCACCAGAAGGCGGGCTGGTGGGTTTTGCCTTCTCTGTTGCTTTAGGGGGCTCTTGTGGAGACGGCGGTTTTTGTTTCAAGGGGTCAAAACAATCAAGACTTGGTGATGACGAAAGGGGAACTTTGACTGGTTCCACAGGTTTAGCAGTAGGGTAGTTTGGCATGGGTCTTAAGTACATTCCAGAGATTGCACTCGGTAAGGGGCCAGCAGGAGTTGCGTGAGATGGTGCAGAGCTGGCTGGGTGTACAGGTCTGGTGGCGACCCCAGAAGAAGCGACAGCCACAGTTGGCTGCTCCTGCTCGTTTGGAACCTCATCATAAAACCTGCTTGGAAGAGCTTCAATTGCTGAAGGTTTGGCTTTACTCATGGGCATTTCTCTCTTGACCGGAGAATCGTCATGAAAATTGACCCATTTTCCCTTCAAGAGTCCTGCTGCCATAGCGTCATGCTCGGGAGGCTCTAGTTCATTTGGCACAGCATCGTAGAAATTCTTTGGCGGTTGTGGATTTTGAGATGCGGGATCATTTGCTGGCCTGCTGGATGAGGCGAAGGGGTTTGCCCTCGTCCTCGACACTGACGCACTGGTTCCCGACGCTTTCACCTTATTGACCGATGCATACAGATCTGAAGTCTCTAAAGATGAATGCATCATTTGCTGATTTCTTTGATAGCCATCCAAGATAGCTTGTTGGTTAGAATAAAAGGACTTGGCAGGCGGCTGGGGCTGATCAACAAATTGTCCCACTTTGGCTTTGGGCTGAACCGTCAGATCCTCGTAAGGAACGTCGTCATAGCGACTGAGTTCTGGAGCTGCTGCATTCGGCTGCACGTGGTTTGGTGCGATCGGTATGTCAATCAGAGAGGGGGTTTCAACTGAGTCCGAGTCAAAGCTACTGTCTGTGCTGTCCAGCAAATCATCCGAGAGGTCAATCAGGACGCCCGTTTGCGAGCCGGAGTCTTCCGACTTCGTTGATGAGGCTCCCTGAACGTAAAACACAGATTCTCCAGTCCTGATGGAGAAGTCTCCCGTTTCCTCCTCTGCAACAGCTGAACCTTGCTGTGCCGCCTTAGCGCGCAGCTGCCTCTTCAGAGATGAGTTGCGTGAGGAGCTTTCGCTGCTCTCTTTCCTGCTCTGAGAATCCTTGCTGCTTCCTGtccatggagaaaaaaaaaaatacccaaacATACATGCACGAGTTAAGTTCAACAGTAatgtttgtcttcttcttttgaagCATATATTCCTGTTCATTTTTACAGGAATTTGCATAACtccatacttttttttatgcctttTGGACAAATTTTCTCAAATTACCAGTTATAGCTCTCTCTAAAATAACCTGGATATCAATGTTTCTCAGATTTCAATCAGAACTCTGCTCCCTCCAATAAGATAAGACCTTTACACAATACAAGTTCATAAAGGTTGGAATGTCATCCCAATAGCAGTTAAACCTACCCATcctctacaaagaaaaaaagaaaagaaaagaaaaccaaaacaaaacagaaacagaacTTAGCTACATCAAATTGAGTAGAGTAGCTCTCCTTATCCTGTAAGAGGACCAGCTGATATTGCTACAGCACATATTTCCCACGGCCTGAGTATATTTGAGTACTAGGGACTAGTCTTCCACGAGTTAAAACAACTGAAGCTTCTTGAGCAACTACATTGTAGCATCCACGGGGACAACCAGAATACAAGTCTCACATGGCAGGTCTGAAGTGGCTTGAAAATGATTTCACAACATCAGCATGGCACCTCCACCTTTCAGGTTTTAGAAGTCAAACACTCACAATACCagcaattctgaaatgaatCTATGTCCAAATTGGGAAAGTTACtggaatgtactgtatatatcaTGAaatagcgagtctaattttttgtgaAGTGGGACTTCCCAATAATTttatgagtggttaaattcgtgattaCGAAGTACAATACtcaacagagaaatgtatgcgtgcatgtCACATCTATGTCGGGaccagagttaatatttttgtgtgcttttaacCTTACGAATAGCACCTGAatcgcgaaattcacaaaaatgaaaacctcaCAAAGTACTTGGCATGTATAGTATTTATCAGAGAGGGGTTATTGCTACTGATCTGCTACCGATCTCAACTGCCACTGCCATCGCAGTAATCCATCAAGATACAGAACCTAGTACATGCCCGATGATCAAGATACCTGCTACCATGAAACTTGATTGATGGTTcactgcaataaaaaaaaaagactttaaaTACTTGTCATCAAGGattgaaatattttttctctGCAATAATTCATCATTCCCAAACAGAGTTGTAGTACTTGCTGCACAAGTCCTTTTaatctatacatgtacatctctcAGCTAGAAAAGATGGCAGTCTAATCAAATGTATTCTACATTTGATGTGAAGACCTACAAAGCTGATATGCTCCTGATagatatatcgtcgctggggcgacaagacctcgtatctgaaattttggtgaaaatgacttttttgattaatggtcagatatcAGTTtaatgatgtcctgtccaaatcctagctgtcttatcTCAAAAGTAAAGACACCATGGCATGTGAAAGGAAAGGTTCTCCTATTTGATGCAGTGCTtcggctgccatgtttttttttttttttttgctctcctgaacatttgacattttgtagatacgaggtcttgtcgcccagcgacgatatgttaGATTGCAATCACGGGCAGAGTGAGGGAAGGAGATGCGACATCTAACTCACGCTTCATTCGGCTCGAAAGAATCAGCGACGGCTTTGAGCTTATGATGTCGTCTTCGTTGGTCCAAGCATCCTGAGGCTTCATTGGAATTAAGTAAGTCCTAAGCATTGCAAAgagagaggagaaagaagatacagcattttttttttttctaaatctctTTATTCATATCACTTTTAAtgctatatacataatgtaaaaAGCCACAGTCTGTGTTCCCTTCCTGGTCACTACACTTTATATTGTGAATTccttttcaaattttataaATAATGATGGACACTTTGCTATCTAACTGCACATATTCAACATATCAGGGTATTCCATGATGAAGCactgaactgagaaaagaataATATACTGTTGAAACATGCAAAAAGAGTATTAAAGTCTCGACACGCTTTGTTTCCTCACAAGCATGGTTTCCAATACCAAAGACTTTAATGGGAAAGTGGGAGGGTagatggtaatggt of Diadema setosum chromosome 15, eeDiaSeto1, whole genome shotgun sequence contains these proteins:
- the LOC140239262 gene encoding uncharacterized protein, which encodes MVEEEGVQWLEELLEETQLQKFLTRIHDDLQVSRLEHFHYVKTEDLEEIGMGRPAARRLLEAVKRRKRRSQGLLGRVLNRGKADGTLNRGRSMNSVASQGELGGTASSGSGVAAKGTKQTVQSLTCLISEAELTLHEKLGDGSFGVVRKGDWKTPRGTKVEVAVKCLRSDMVNQPGFFEDFVNEVNAMHLLDHPHLVRLFGVVLSTPLMMVTELAPLGAVVDRLREDASKFLVSTLSDYAVQIAAGMSYLEFKRFIHRDLAARNILLASMQRVKIGDFGLMRALPSSASYYIMTEHNQVPYAWCAPESLKTKQFSHASDVWMFGVTLWELFSYGEEPWLGYNGAQILQKIDKVGERLQRPDHCPPGIYQIMESCWQASPEERPTFEVVREQVTRMKPVEMRAIQSLHLDEPDKLDFDEGNIITVINGNPEDNWWLGQNIHTHKIGHFPRKLLVPLSGGLTCDDISKPLKHSFIHTGHGDVGGNSWGRPDMIDETYLIPMKPQDAWTNEDDIISSKPSLILSSRMKRSSKDSQSRKESSESSSRNSSLKRQLRAKAAQQGSAVAEEETGDFSIRTGESVFYVQGASSTKSEDSGSQTGVLIDLSDDLLDSTDSSFDSDSVETPSLIDIPIAPNHVQPNAAAPELSRYDDVPYEDLTVQPKAKVGQFVDQPQPPAKSFYSNQQAILDGYQRNQQMMHSSLETSDLYASVNKVKASGTSASVSRTRANPFASSSRPANDPASQNPQPPKNFYDAVPNELEPPEHDAMAAGLLKGKWVNFHDDSPVKREMPMSKAKPSAIEALPSRFYDEVPNEQEQPTVAVASSGVATRPVHPASSAPSHATPAGPLPSAISGMYLRPMPNYPTAKPVEPVKVPLSSSPSLDCFDPLKQKPPSPQEPPKATEKAKPTSPPSGAHGTITIPPPKSKKPTRTASSVNRPNAANGLHGSKSVAMEIAQKVEGSSRDKYAAIQTVSSVNQSQYSEWDTARLLEGQRRNLQRQGSQESNASQEDNFLMMCFPRKDKAGNSSSNSMSSLQGGAGKKTSPFSDGSKRDGVPPLPPRKALGEDVLPPDSQSSDSKLSMQQSTGRSVILPIMKDGVQVSHTHYFLLPAKPATQPLHPSSDLLANSAMSASKTTPLNHTSHSKPFVRNPTQVANPDYFMTGPGGSSRGMEGNYFSKSGPKAGTSNGDLMQTFDLSNLKPILPESSSSPRPSAMTPAPTHSSGVPSSASSSPHRPTPKSGPCKSCSRKGSDLDLMASETPATAAEKVRLVQKEVHGVTSEECRNALIGNQWDVTKAVRDLKTEQMFQLGSASREHCENLLRSLDWNLELASSILLEQSAR